A single region of the Thermodesulfatator indicus DSM 15286 genome encodes:
- the carB gene encoding carbamoyl-phosphate synthase large subunit, with the protein MPKREDIKKILIIGSGPIVIGQACEFDYSGTQACKALKEEGYEIVLVNSNPATIMTDPETAHRTYVEPITPEVVAEIIKEERPDALLPTLGGQTALNTAFEVARRGVLEKYGVEMIAASAEVIRKAEDREAFREAMKNIGLKVPRSEIVTTVKDALRAAEKIGYPVIVRPAFTLGGTGGGVAYNREELEEIATRGLELSLIHQVMIEESVLGWKEYELEVMRDKNDNVVIICTIENFDPMGVHTGDSITVAPSQTLTDREYQRMRNAAIAIMREIGVETGGSNVQFAINPENGDMVVIEMNPRVSRSSALASKATGFPIAKIAAKLAIGYTLDEIPNDITRETMASFEPTIDYVVVKFPRFTFEKFPETPDELTTSMKSVGETMAIGRTFKEALQKAIRGLEIGRAGLGADGKSPSDRGETVPHKLIVEKLRIPNSERIFYIREAYKAGFSTQEIYELTHIDPWFLEQMRAIIEKEDEVKEAGDSLFEPEKIFEVKRFGFSDKQIAFLTGKTEEEVAKRRKEVGIRPVYKLVDTCAAEFEAYTPYYYSSYEVENEARTSKKQKVMILGGGPNRIGQGIEFDYCCVHASFGLRELGIESIMVNSNPETVSTDYDTSDRLYFEPLTLEDVLHIYEQENSEGVIVQFGGQTPLNLAVPLEKAGVKILGTSPDSIDRAEDRERFTELLDKLGLKKPPAGTAFTIEEAVEIARKIGYPVLVRPSYVLGGRAMQIVWDEESLKNYMATAAKVNPEHPVLIDKFLEHAIEVDVDAISDGEITVVGGIMEHIEEAGIHSGDSACVLPPISIPRNILEDIKAATKALARELNVIGLMNIQFAIKDNELFVLEVNPRASRTIPFVSKAIGVPLARLATWVMMGKSLKEIGFTKEIEPKHISVKEAVFPFRRFPGVDVMLGPEMKSTGEVMGIDFDFGMAYAKAQLAAGMNLPLEGTVFISVKDPDQPLVVPIAKALAELGFKIVATRGTAAVLREAGLEVEVIPKISEKVRPNALDKLKNGEFALVINTAYGKESREDAYLIRRYAMELDVPYATTLSCAKAMVEAIRRLKESRLEVRALQDYYRHLPECFYARK; encoded by the coding sequence ACGGCCCTTAACACCGCCTTTGAAGTGGCTCGCCGCGGCGTGCTTGAAAAATACGGCGTAGAGATGATTGCCGCTTCGGCCGAAGTGATTCGCAAGGCCGAAGACCGGGAGGCCTTTCGCGAGGCCATGAAAAACATAGGCCTTAAAGTACCTCGCAGCGAAATTGTTACCACCGTAAAAGATGCTTTGCGCGCGGCCGAAAAAATAGGCTATCCCGTCATCGTTAGGCCGGCCTTTACTCTGGGAGGCACCGGTGGTGGCGTGGCCTATAACCGGGAAGAACTAGAAGAAATTGCCACCCGCGGCCTTGAGCTTTCGCTTATCCATCAAGTGATGATAGAAGAAAGCGTTCTTGGCTGGAAAGAATACGAACTTGAGGTGATGCGCGATAAAAATGACAACGTGGTTATCATCTGCACCATCGAAAACTTTGACCCCATGGGCGTGCACACCGGCGATTCTATCACCGTGGCTCCTTCACAAACCCTTACCGACCGCGAATACCAACGGATGCGAAACGCCGCCATCGCTATAATGCGAGAGATAGGCGTTGAGACTGGAGGTTCAAACGTCCAGTTCGCCATTAACCCTGAAAACGGAGATATGGTCGTCATTGAAATGAACCCCAGGGTTTCTCGCTCCTCAGCGCTGGCCAGTAAAGCCACGGGCTTTCCTATAGCCAAGATAGCGGCCAAACTGGCCATTGGTTACACCCTTGATGAGATCCCTAATGACATAACCCGGGAGACCATGGCCTCTTTTGAGCCCACCATTGACTACGTGGTGGTTAAGTTCCCGCGGTTTACCTTTGAAAAATTTCCCGAGACCCCTGACGAACTTACTACTTCCATGAAGTCCGTTGGTGAGACCATGGCCATTGGCCGCACTTTCAAAGAGGCCTTGCAAAAGGCCATTCGCGGCCTGGAAATAGGCCGGGCTGGCCTTGGGGCTGATGGTAAATCCCCTTCGGACCGCGGCGAAACTGTCCCTCATAAACTTATCGTTGAAAAACTTAGAATTCCTAACAGTGAGCGTATTTTCTACATAAGAGAAGCTTATAAGGCCGGTTTTTCCACTCAGGAAATTTACGAACTCACCCACATCGACCCCTGGTTTCTTGAGCAGATGCGGGCCATAATCGAAAAAGAAGACGAAGTCAAAGAAGCGGGCGACAGTCTTTTTGAGCCGGAAAAAATATTTGAAGTAAAGCGTTTTGGCTTTTCCGATAAACAGATTGCCTTTCTCACCGGAAAAACCGAAGAAGAAGTGGCTAAACGCCGTAAAGAGGTCGGTATCAGGCCGGTTTACAAGCTGGTTGATACTTGTGCTGCTGAGTTTGAGGCCTATACCCCTTATTATTACTCAAGTTACGAAGTGGAGAACGAAGCCCGTACCTCTAAAAAGCAAAAAGTTATGATCCTTGGCGGTGGGCCTAACCGTATCGGCCAGGGCATTGAGTTTGATTACTGCTGCGTGCACGCCTCTTTTGGCTTGCGCGAACTCGGAATTGAATCCATCATGGTTAACTCAAACCCTGAGACCGTCTCAACAGACTACGACACCTCTGACCGTCTTTACTTTGAACCCCTTACCCTTGAAGACGTGCTTCATATTTACGAGCAGGAGAATTCTGAGGGAGTGATAGTCCAGTTTGGCGGGCAAACCCCTCTTAATCTCGCGGTGCCGTTAGAGAAGGCCGGAGTAAAAATCCTTGGTACTTCACCTGATAGCATTGACCGGGCAGAAGATCGTGAGCGTTTTACAGAGTTGCTTGATAAGCTTGGTCTTAAAAAACCACCGGCCGGCACAGCGTTTACCATTGAAGAGGCCGTTGAGATTGCCAGAAAAATCGGCTATCCCGTGCTGGTTAGGCCCTCTTATGTGCTTGGTGGCCGCGCCATGCAAATCGTCTGGGACGAAGAAAGCCTCAAAAATTACATGGCCACCGCTGCTAAAGTAAATCCGGAACATCCGGTTTTGATAGACAAGTTTTTAGAGCACGCCATTGAGGTGGATGTTGACGCCATTTCTGATGGCGAAATTACAGTGGTAGGCGGTATCATGGAACACATTGAAGAAGCAGGTATTCATTCTGGAGACTCGGCCTGTGTACTTCCGCCTATTTCTATTCCGCGAAATATCCTTGAAGATATTAAGGCCGCCACTAAAGCCCTGGCCAGAGAGCTTAATGTCATCGGGCTTATGAATATTCAGTTCGCCATAAAAGATAACGAGCTTTTTGTGTTAGAGGTAAATCCACGGGCCTCGCGGACCATTCCTTTTGTTTCCAAGGCCATCGGGGTGCCGCTGGCGCGTCTGGCCACCTGGGTGATGATGGGTAAAAGCCTAAAAGAAATCGGTTTTACTAAAGAGATTGAACCCAAACACATTTCGGTTAAAGAAGCGGTGTTTCCTTTCAGGCGTTTCCCCGGGGTTGACGTAATGCTTGGCCCGGAGATGAAGTCAACCGGTGAGGTTATGGGTATAGACTTTGATTTTGGTATGGCTTATGCCAAGGCTCAACTGGCGGCCGGTATGAACCTTCCCCTTGAAGGAACGGTTTTTATTTCCGTAAAAGACCCTGATCAGCCGCTGGTAGTGCCTATTGCCAAGGCTCTCGCGGAACTCGGTTTTAAAATCGTGGCTACACGGGGTACGGCGGCGGTATTAAGGGAAGCCGGCCTTGAGGTAGAGGTAATTCCTAAGATTTCTGAAAAAGTCCGCCCCAATGCCCTTGATAAGTTAAAAAATGGCGAATTTGCCCTGGTGATTAACACGGCTTACGGCAAAGAAAGCCGGGAGGATGCCTACCTTATCAGGCGTTACGCCATGGAACTAGATGTACCTTACGCTACCACGCTTTCCTGTGCCAAGGCCATGGTTGAGGCCATAAGGCGCTTAAAAGAGTCGCGCCTTGAGGTAAGGGCGCTCCAGGATTACTACCGCCACCTGCCCGAGTGCTTTTACGCTAGGAAGTAG
- a CDS encoding ATP-binding protein codes for MKKLPVGIQSFVEIRTENYYYVDKTSFVKKLVDEGKYFFLSRPRRFGKSLFLDTLRQAFLGRRELFHSLYLENNWDWSVKYPVIYISFGSGVIREKEILLKTFESILREHYEEEQITLTEEIPNRRFFELIKKLYKKYGQKVVVLIDEYDKPILDNIDKIEIAIEIREELKNFYSVLKDADPYLKFVFITGVTKFSKVSLFSGLNNLEDITISPAFATICGYTQKEFETVFADRLEGVDLDEVRRWYNGYSWLGEPVYNPFDILLFLREKIFRPYWFETGTPSFLIKLILEKRLCVPTFENFELGDEIIESFDVDRIYPESLLFQTGYLTIKEVKKRRVMLKYCLGWPNLEVKVSFNNYLLNTFIDLIEKEKNLDRVYEALEKNDLEGLREAFQAFFASIPHDWYRKTELHRYEGFYASIFYAYFAALGLEVKVEDATSHGRLDMAVKFNGRCYLFEFKVVEFEGKGRALEQLKTRHYHEKYAARCEEIYLIGVEFSYRERNIVGFEWEKV; via the coding sequence ATGAAGAAACTTCCGGTAGGGATTCAAAGTTTTGTCGAGATACGCACGGAAAATTATTACTACGTAGATAAAACATCTTTTGTAAAGAAGCTCGTTGACGAAGGAAAATATTTTTTTCTTTCTCGTCCGCGGCGTTTTGGAAAATCTCTTTTCCTGGACACCTTGCGCCAGGCCTTTCTCGGTAGAAGAGAACTTTTCCACTCCCTTTATTTAGAGAATAACTGGGACTGGTCGGTAAAATACCCGGTTATTTACATTTCATTCGGAAGCGGTGTAATCAGAGAAAAAGAGATTCTTCTTAAAACTTTTGAATCAATATTGCGGGAACATTACGAAGAAGAACAAATTACTTTAACGGAAGAGATACCAAACAGGCGTTTTTTTGAACTAATAAAAAAACTTTATAAAAAATACGGCCAGAAGGTAGTAGTTCTAATTGACGAATACGACAAACCCATTCTTGACAACATAGACAAAATAGAAATAGCCATTGAAATACGTGAGGAACTTAAAAATTTTTACTCAGTCTTAAAAGACGCTGACCCGTATCTTAAATTCGTCTTCATCACCGGTGTTACCAAATTTAGCAAGGTCTCTCTTTTCTCTGGTCTTAACAACCTTGAAGACATAACCATCTCGCCGGCATTTGCCACCATTTGCGGCTATACACAAAAGGAATTTGAAACTGTTTTTGCCGACCGCCTTGAAGGCGTTGACCTGGACGAAGTCCGCCGCTGGTATAACGGCTACTCCTGGCTTGGCGAGCCTGTTTACAACCCGTTTGACATTTTGCTTTTCCTGCGGGAAAAGATCTTTCGGCCTTACTGGTTTGAGACCGGCACGCCGAGTTTTCTCATAAAACTCATTCTTGAAAAGCGTCTTTGTGTGCCAACTTTTGAAAACTTTGAGCTCGGTGATGAAATTATTGAAAGCTTTGATGTGGATAGAATTTATCCCGAGAGCCTTCTTTTTCAGACAGGCTATCTCACCATAAAAGAAGTAAAAAAGCGGAGGGTAATGCTTAAATACTGTCTAGGCTGGCCTAATCTTGAAGTCAAAGTAAGCTTTAATAATTATCTTTTGAATACCTTCATTGACCTCATTGAAAAGGAGAAAAACCTAGACCGTGTTTATGAGGCGCTTGAGAAAAACGACCTTGAAGGCCTCAGGGAGGCCTTTCAGGCCTTTTTTGCCTCCATACCGCACGACTGGTACCGTAAAACGGAGCTTCACCGTTATGAGGGTTTTTACGCCAGTATTTTTTACGCTTACTTTGCCGCCTTAGGGCTGGAGGTAAAGGTAGAGGACGCTACCAGCCACGGCCGTCTTGACATGGCCGTCAAGTTTAACGGCCGCTGCTATTTATTTGAATTCAAAGTGGTGGAGTTTGAAGGAAAGGGCAGGGCGTTAGAGCAACTTAAAACCCGGCACTACCACGAAAAATATGCCGCCCGGTGTGAAGAGATTTACCTCATAGGTGTTGAATTTAGCTATAGGGAACGTAACATCGTTGGCTTTGAGTGGGAGAAAGTATAA